One genomic region from Leptospira inadai serovar Lyme str. 10 encodes:
- the meaB gene encoding methylmalonyl Co-A mutase-associated GTPase MeaB, translating to MPESEKKKESLLRGGGYRKALPEIGTFVKGILDGDRVLLSRAITLVESTLHSHQDMAEQIIERCLPHSGKSIRIGITGIPGVGKSTFIESFGNLLVQKGRKLAVLTVDPTSQLSKGSILGDKTRMETLSRKEEVFIRPTPSGDSLGGVARKTRETIFLCEAAGFDTILIETVGVGQSETAVHSMTDIFLLLLIAGAGDELQGIKRGIMEMADLIAITKADGENAVRAERAKSETISAIHFLPPHESGAPTNVLTCSALTGQGISELWLEILKYIEIVRSNGYFDKNRKDQARHWLHESVQSLLIEDFREKLESEFLLAEQKVTRGEESSLKAARNLLQLYRKGK from the coding sequence GTGCCTGAATCGGAGAAAAAAAAAGAAAGCCTTCTTAGGGGCGGTGGTTATCGAAAGGCTCTTCCGGAAATCGGTACGTTCGTAAAGGGAATCTTAGACGGGGATAGGGTTCTACTCAGTCGGGCAATCACTCTTGTAGAGAGTACTTTGCATTCGCATCAGGACATGGCGGAGCAAATTATCGAGCGTTGTCTTCCTCATTCGGGGAAAAGCATCAGAATCGGAATTACCGGAATTCCAGGCGTCGGAAAAAGCACGTTCATAGAATCCTTCGGGAATCTGCTTGTTCAAAAAGGAAGAAAGCTCGCGGTATTGACCGTAGATCCGACTTCACAACTTTCAAAGGGTTCCATTTTGGGCGATAAGACTAGAATGGAGACTCTCTCCAGAAAAGAAGAAGTGTTCATTCGCCCGACTCCTTCCGGGGATTCGCTTGGAGGAGTGGCCCGTAAAACGAGGGAAACGATTTTTCTATGCGAGGCGGCGGGCTTCGACACTATCTTAATCGAAACGGTGGGAGTCGGCCAATCCGAAACCGCAGTTCATTCGATGACCGATATCTTTTTACTTTTACTCATTGCCGGGGCGGGGGACGAATTGCAGGGAATTAAACGCGGCATTATGGAAATGGCGGATTTAATCGCAATCACTAAGGCCGATGGAGAAAATGCAGTAAGAGCGGAACGGGCCAAATCGGAAACGATATCGGCAATCCATTTTCTTCCGCCTCACGAATCGGGCGCACCCACGAACGTACTGACATGCTCGGCACTGACAGGTCAGGGAATTTCCGAACTATGGCTCGAAATTCTAAAATATATCGAAATCGTACGTTCCAACGGATATTTCGATAAAAATAGAAAAGACCAAGCTAGACACTGGCTGCATGAATCGGTACAATCCCTTTTGATAGAGGACTTCCGGGAAAAATTAGAATCCGAATTTTTACTAGCGGAGCAAAAGGTCACCCGAGGCGAGGAAAGTTCCCTGAAAGCGGCTAGAAATTTATTGCAACTCTACCGAAAAGGTAAATAG
- a CDS encoding MotA/TolQ/ExbB proton channel family protein codes for MNFEILVEVGESAIFIIMIIASIIAVAVAVERGIVFFKNTKDSKNLLPEIVQTIRNGDISKAAKFTEVHPENVYARFASFSAEHSKSGKESLEELMEGKAIGERVEFETRLSILNTLGNNAPFIGLLGTVFGVINAFYRLGTLGNTGAEVVMRSISTALLATAAGLAVAIPVVMANNYFTRKLKIIQSNLDILSKEFLANLSRK; via the coding sequence ATGAACTTTGAGATACTTGTAGAAGTCGGAGAATCGGCGATCTTTATCATCATGATTATTGCAAGCATCATCGCCGTTGCTGTCGCTGTGGAACGCGGCATAGTCTTCTTCAAAAATACGAAAGATTCTAAGAACCTTTTGCCGGAAATCGTTCAGACGATTCGGAACGGAGACATCTCCAAAGCCGCAAAGTTCACCGAAGTCCATCCTGAAAACGTTTACGCCCGATTTGCAAGTTTCTCCGCAGAACACTCCAAAAGCGGAAAAGAAAGTTTAGAAGAGCTAATGGAAGGAAAAGCCATCGGTGAACGCGTCGAATTTGAAACGCGGCTTTCGATTTTGAATACTTTAGGGAATAACGCGCCGTTTATCGGTCTTCTAGGAACGGTCTTCGGTGTCATCAACGCCTTTTATAGATTAGGAACATTAGGGAATACGGGTGCGGAAGTGGTCATGCGGAGCATTTCGACCGCCTTACTTGCGACGGCAGCCGGACTCGCAGTCGCAATTCCCGTAGTTATGGCAAATAACTATTTTACTCGAAAGCTAAAAATTATCCAATCCAACTTAGATATTCTTTCAAAGGAGTTTCTAGCAAACCTTTCCCGGAAATAA
- a CDS encoding methylmalonyl-CoA mutase family protein encodes MATEKLFSEFPPVSTKEWTDQIIKDLKGGDFEKKLVWETQEGFKVQPFYRKENLQGLEWSVSNLPGIFPFVRSTRKLTNEWNIRQDIDSVDLKLAKELALEAASNGVNSIGFVIRNSTSLRKGIPVEKREDLEFLLNELPLNDITVHFIAEERSPQIHSWLPKIKPLVGGLGYDPFRILARHGRSGGHGPETLKPILEEYAATWPNYRGLTVHSSTFRDSGSTIVQELAFTLALGSEYLYQLSQNGLKPETVNSQAILQFAVGPDYFLEIAKFRAARTLWAEIFRGYSSETGEASLPFIAAETAKYNYGVYDVYNNMLRATTEAMAAAIGGAEIITVLPFDHLIQPADSFSLRIARNVQLLMKHESYLDKVVDPSSGSYYLETLTQSMTEQAWKLFCEIEKEGGFLSSLQSGKIQARIAASRKKKEENYSTRKEIFLGTNQYPNLKDKMTSTHLNKSVSTPPLETKPGESACLAIPDFFAGDAIEEIRFLTENREQSTGKPIKVLLIPVGDLKMKKARAIFSLNFLGCGGFTVIDPGSYESSTEAKSAIAKERPEVIVFCSSDEEVLKWVGEILPELNPKPIPLVAGNPKEVVSELETLGVQGFLHVKSDLLKTLTDLQKRLGIR; translated from the coding sequence ATGGCAACTGAAAAACTCTTTAGCGAATTCCCGCCGGTCTCTACGAAAGAATGGACGGATCAAATCATCAAAGATTTAAAGGGGGGTGATTTCGAGAAAAAACTCGTTTGGGAAACCCAGGAAGGTTTTAAAGTTCAGCCCTTTTATAGAAAAGAAAATCTTCAAGGCTTGGAATGGTCCGTCTCCAATCTTCCGGGTATCTTTCCATTCGTGCGTTCCACACGAAAACTTACGAATGAATGGAATATTCGTCAGGATATCGATTCCGTCGATTTGAAACTCGCAAAAGAACTGGCTTTAGAGGCGGCCTCCAACGGTGTGAATTCGATCGGATTCGTGATTCGGAATTCGACTTCGTTGCGTAAGGGAATTCCGGTCGAAAAAAGGGAGGATTTAGAATTTCTTCTGAATGAGCTCCCCTTGAACGATATCACGGTTCATTTTATCGCCGAGGAAAGATCTCCGCAAATACACAGCTGGCTTCCCAAGATCAAGCCGTTAGTCGGCGGATTGGGGTATGATCCGTTCCGGATTTTAGCCCGCCATGGTCGCTCAGGCGGTCATGGCCCGGAGACTCTAAAACCCATCTTGGAGGAATATGCGGCGACCTGGCCGAATTATCGGGGTCTTACCGTTCATTCCTCCACCTTCAGGGATAGCGGATCTACGATCGTACAAGAACTCGCGTTTACGTTGGCATTAGGATCCGAATATTTGTATCAACTTTCCCAAAACGGACTGAAGCCGGAAACGGTTAACTCTCAAGCTATATTACAATTTGCCGTCGGACCCGATTACTTTTTGGAAATCGCCAAGTTTCGCGCCGCGAGAACTCTCTGGGCGGAAATTTTTAGGGGCTATTCTTCGGAGACAGGAGAAGCGAGTTTACCTTTTATCGCCGCGGAAACCGCAAAATACAATTACGGTGTCTATGACGTTTATAATAATATGCTTAGGGCAACGACCGAAGCGATGGCCGCCGCAATCGGAGGAGCGGAAATTATCACCGTCCTACCCTTCGATCATCTGATTCAACCGGCGGATTCTTTTTCGCTCCGAATCGCGCGAAACGTTCAGTTATTGATGAAGCACGAATCCTATCTGGATAAGGTCGTCGATCCTTCCTCCGGTTCCTATTATCTCGAAACTCTGACTCAGTCCATGACCGAACAGGCTTGGAAATTGTTCTGCGAAATCGAAAAAGAAGGCGGCTTTCTCTCTTCATTACAATCGGGAAAAATTCAAGCTCGTATCGCAGCATCCAGAAAGAAAAAGGAAGAAAATTATTCGACTCGAAAAGAAATCTTTTTGGGTACGAATCAATATCCGAATCTAAAAGATAAAATGACGAGTACGCATTTAAACAAATCCGTGTCGACACCGCCTCTAGAAACAAAACCCGGGGAATCGGCCTGTCTTGCGATACCCGATTTTTTTGCAGGCGATGCAATCGAAGAAATTCGATTCCTAACTGAAAACCGGGAGCAAAGTACGGGCAAACCGATAAAAGTTTTACTGATCCCGGTCGGGGATTTAAAGATGAAGAAGGCTAGAGCGATCTTCTCCCTGAACTTCTTAGGCTGCGGAGGCTTTACGGTCATCGATCCGGGCAGCTACGAGAGCTCCACTGAAGCAAAGTCCGCCATCGCAAAAGAGCGACCCGAAGTGATCGTTTTCTGCTCTTCCGACGAGGAAGTTCTAAAATGGGTGGGAGAAATTCTTCCCGAACTGAATCCAAAACCGATCCCTCTCGTAGCCGGAAATCCGAAGGAAGTAGTTTCCGAATTGGAAACGCTAGGAGTCCAAGGCTTTTTACATGTCAAATCCGATCTGCTCAAAACCTTGACCGATCTTCAAAAAAGGCTGGGAATACGATGA
- a CDS encoding ExbD/TolR family protein, producing MAGQTSSGDGEEIGSINITPMVDVILVLLVIFMVTANFLKKESININLPKVQAADPNVAQSVQVALTKDGKIVLEGSETTPEKLGAQLARDSKIRPNMRLTLSADSSLPYGKIAETMGVIRRAGVTKIALSVKR from the coding sequence ATGGCAGGACAAACCTCTTCCGGAGACGGAGAAGAAATCGGTAGCATTAACATTACGCCCATGGTCGACGTAATTCTCGTTTTGTTGGTCATTTTTATGGTCACTGCGAACTTTTTAAAAAAGGAATCCATCAATATCAATCTCCCGAAAGTTCAAGCGGCCGATCCTAACGTAGCTCAGTCCGTTCAGGTAGCGCTTACAAAGGACGGGAAAATCGTTTTGGAAGGATCGGAAACTACCCCCGAAAAATTGGGGGCTCAATTAGCTCGGGACTCGAAAATCAGACCCAATATGAGATTGACTCTTTCTGCGGATTCCTCTCTTCCTTATGGGAAAATTGCGGAAACGATGGGAGTGATTCGACGAGCCGGAGTCACGAAGATCGCTCTTTCCGTTAAGAGATAA
- a CDS encoding LIC20211 family lipoprotein — MPLLFARILIMTAFIGILSACATSSAGLSTSTVPMADKKYTVLGPVEGMKYWITFDAAIIGIPLKSPPIDTLLEELQKEKEADALINLRYWTDKYIFLFLTLNRLHISAEAVRFDGVIPNPVLQPEPRRKGR; from the coding sequence ATGCCTCTTCTGTTTGCAAGAATCCTAATAATGACCGCTTTTATCGGGATTCTTTCCGCCTGTGCAACTTCAAGCGCCGGGCTTTCGACCAGCACCGTACCGATGGCTGACAAAAAATATACGGTATTGGGTCCTGTGGAAGGCATGAAATATTGGATCACATTCGACGCCGCTATTATCGGGATTCCATTAAAATCTCCTCCGATCGATACGCTCTTGGAGGAACTTCAAAAAGAAAAAGAGGCGGATGCATTGATCAATCTGAGGTACTGGACGGATAAGTATATCTTTCTTTTCCTAACCTTGAATCGTTTGCATATTTCGGCGGAGGCGGTTCGATTCGACGGAGTCATTCCCAATCCTGTCTTGCAGCCGGAACCGAGACGAAAAGGACGATAA
- the scpA gene encoding methylmalonyl-CoA mutase, which translates to MKRPIFDSNLKHSSSKETYADWSKEALDELGLSNLESRIWHTPEKIPVKPVYTEDDAEGLEHLEYAAGIPPYLRGPYSTMYVQQPWTIRQYAGFSTAEESNAFYRRNLAAGQKGLSVAFDLATHRGYDSDHERVVGDVGKAGVAIDSVLDMKVLFDQIPLDQMSVSMTMNGAVIPTLAFYIVAAEEQGVKPELLSGTIQNDILKEFMVRNTYIYPPEPSMRIIADIFQYTTKYMPKFNSISISGYHMQEAGATADLELAYTLADGLEYLRTGIKAGMDVDSFAPRLSFFWAIGMNHFMEIAKMRAGRLLWAKIVKGFHPKNNKSLALRTHCQTSGWSLTEQDPFNNVARTCIEALAAALGHTQSLHTNALDEAIALPTDFSARIARNTQIYLQEETNIHRVVDPWGGSFYVESLTNDLAHRAWELIQEVEKLGGIAKAIETGIPKMRIEEAAARKQARIDSGRDVIVGINRYRPSKENPLEILDIDNTAVRESQIRKLNELKKNRDSNAVQSALDAITKCAGGERGNLLDLAVDAARKRATLGEISFAMEKVFGRYKAITHSITGVYSEEIMDDPDFKKAKVLSEKFSKLEGRQPRIMVAKMGQDGHDRGAKVISTSFADMGFDVDIGPLFQTPAEAAKQAVENDVHVLGVSSLAAGHKTLVPQVIQELKRLGRDDILVIAGGVIPQQDYEFLYKAGVNGIFGPGTKISKAGVDILELLIKTAEGV; encoded by the coding sequence ATGAAGCGACCCATATTCGATTCTAATCTTAAACATTCTAGCTCAAAAGAAACGTACGCCGATTGGTCGAAGGAAGCCTTAGATGAATTAGGGCTTTCTAATTTAGAATCTAGAATCTGGCATACCCCGGAGAAAATTCCGGTTAAGCCCGTTTACACTGAGGACGATGCCGAAGGGCTCGAGCATCTGGAGTATGCGGCGGGAATTCCACCTTATCTTAGAGGACCGTATTCGACCATGTATGTCCAACAACCCTGGACCATCCGACAATATGCGGGATTCTCGACTGCAGAAGAGTCAAATGCGTTCTATCGCAGGAACCTGGCCGCCGGACAGAAAGGCCTCTCGGTCGCCTTCGATTTGGCGACCCACAGAGGGTATGACTCGGACCACGAACGCGTCGTTGGAGACGTAGGAAAAGCGGGCGTGGCGATCGATTCCGTTTTGGACATGAAGGTTTTGTTCGATCAAATCCCGCTGGATCAAATGTCCGTATCCATGACGATGAACGGCGCAGTCATTCCGACTCTCGCTTTCTATATCGTAGCCGCCGAAGAACAAGGCGTGAAACCGGAGCTACTTTCGGGAACCATTCAAAACGATATTTTAAAAGAATTCATGGTACGGAATACTTATATTTATCCTCCGGAACCGTCCATGAGAATTATCGCGGATATCTTTCAATACACTACGAAGTATATGCCTAAATTCAATTCGATCTCGATCTCCGGGTATCATATGCAGGAAGCGGGAGCGACCGCCGACTTGGAATTGGCTTATACGTTAGCGGACGGACTCGAGTATCTTAGGACCGGAATCAAGGCAGGAATGGATGTGGACAGCTTTGCACCCCGGCTTTCGTTCTTTTGGGCGATCGGAATGAACCATTTCATGGAAATCGCGAAGATGCGAGCCGGACGTTTGCTCTGGGCCAAAATCGTCAAAGGCTTCCACCCTAAAAATAACAAGTCACTCGCACTGAGGACTCATTGCCAAACTTCCGGATGGAGCTTAACCGAACAGGATCCGTTTAATAATGTGGCAAGAACTTGCATCGAAGCGTTGGCCGCCGCTTTAGGACATACTCAATCCTTACACACGAATGCATTGGACGAAGCCATCGCTCTACCCACGGATTTCTCCGCAAGGATCGCAAGAAACACTCAGATATATCTTCAGGAAGAGACGAATATCCACAGAGTAGTGGATCCTTGGGGCGGGTCGTTCTATGTGGAATCTCTTACCAACGATTTAGCCCATCGTGCTTGGGAGCTGATTCAGGAAGTGGAAAAATTGGGCGGGATCGCAAAAGCCATCGAAACCGGTATTCCGAAAATGAGAATCGAAGAGGCTGCCGCCCGGAAACAAGCTAGAATCGACTCGGGAAGGGACGTAATCGTAGGAATCAATCGATATCGACCCAGTAAGGAGAACCCGCTCGAAATATTAGATATCGATAATACTGCTGTTCGCGAATCACAAATTCGTAAATTAAACGAACTTAAAAAGAATCGGGACTCGAACGCGGTTCAATCCGCCTTGGACGCGATTACGAAATGTGCCGGAGGGGAACGGGGAAATTTGTTGGACCTGGCGGTGGACGCGGCCAGAAAAAGGGCAACTCTCGGGGAAATTTCCTTTGCGATGGAGAAAGTTTTCGGCCGTTATAAAGCGATCACCCATTCCATAACCGGAGTCTATTCGGAGGAAATCATGGACGACCCTGACTTTAAGAAGGCGAAAGTCCTTTCGGAAAAATTCTCCAAATTAGAAGGACGTCAACCCAGAATCATGGTTGCGAAGATGGGACAGGACGGGCATGACCGGGGCGCGAAAGTCATCTCTACAAGTTTTGCCGATATGGGATTCGACGTGGATATAGGTCCTCTGTTTCAAACTCCTGCCGAAGCGGCAAAGCAGGCGGTGGAGAACGACGTGCACGTTTTGGGCGTTTCCAGCCTTGCAGCGGGTCATAAAACGCTGGTGCCTCAGGTCATCCAGGAACTGAAACGTTTAGGTCGGGATGATATTCTCGTAATCGCCGGCGGGGTGATCCCGCAACAAGATTACGAATTTCTGTATAAGGCGGGAGTAAACGGTATCTTCGGCCCTGGAACAAAAATCTCCAAGGCGGGAGTAGATATCCTGGAACTTCTAATCAAGACCGCCGAAGGTGTTTAG
- a CDS encoding lysoplasmalogenase: MLYIVYLFLCLLHLAVVNLWPEVFLLRLGSKVLPILLLLWDFTMDGRWQTRSSGIWIGLGLIFSFFGDAILAFPAEYFVFGLGSFLIAQLSYAWGFSRRNPVQIVRLIPFLLFGGGFYYWLLPGIPISMRLPVLLYVLAICTMGWRASSRECEKLDLWLGISGAVIFIFSDMLIALGHFTSIRFPAHGTWIMGTYYLAQFLIFISTEEES, from the coding sequence TTGCTCTATATCGTTTATCTTTTCCTCTGCCTTTTGCATCTGGCTGTAGTCAATCTTTGGCCGGAAGTCTTCTTACTGAGGTTGGGATCGAAAGTTTTGCCGATTCTGCTTTTGCTTTGGGATTTCACTATGGATGGACGTTGGCAGACTCGATCGAGCGGAATATGGATCGGTTTAGGTCTGATCTTCTCCTTTTTCGGGGATGCAATTTTGGCCTTTCCGGCGGAATATTTCGTTTTCGGTTTAGGAAGCTTTCTGATCGCGCAGTTATCGTATGCTTGGGGTTTTTCACGCAGGAATCCGGTGCAGATCGTCCGACTCATTCCCTTCCTACTTTTCGGTGGCGGCTTTTATTATTGGCTTCTTCCCGGAATTCCGATCTCCATGCGTCTGCCGGTCCTACTATACGTCCTCGCGATTTGCACGATGGGATGGAGAGCCTCTTCTAGAGAATGTGAAAAATTGGATTTGTGGTTGGGCATCTCCGGCGCAGTCATTTTTATTTTTTCCGACATGCTGATCGCATTAGGTCATTTCACTTCGATCCGATTTCCGGCACACGGGACTTGGATAATGGGAACGTACTATCTCGCTCAATTTTTAATTTTTATCTCCACGGAAGAGGAATCTTAA
- a CDS encoding TerC family protein has translation MLSFSQKDSTLFLIFSLGVGILIYLDLFVLNKTSRKLSLRESGYWTLFWISLALGFASLIYVFHDDPMAPSVAKEKTLEFLAGYLLEYSLSVDNLFVFIMIFAKFRIQSHHQPMILKWGILGALLFRAAMIFSGAELVSRFEWILYLFGILLLYSAWKMYFHTEEEDFDPEEMKLLKYAKKILPMTSTFHPEKLMVREQGKLVFTSTFLILLVVEFSDILFAVDSIPAIFSITQDSFIIYTSNVFAILGLRSLFFLLGGVMELFVHLKKGVSLLLAFVGIKLLLPAISKPLLGEEIHVSIEISLFVIISTLVLSVLASLPHYLSTKKGT, from the coding sequence ATGCTCTCTTTTAGCCAAAAAGATTCTACACTTTTTCTCATTTTCAGCCTGGGAGTGGGCATTTTAATTTATCTCGATTTATTTGTTCTAAATAAAACAAGCCGCAAACTTTCCCTGAGAGAATCCGGCTACTGGACTTTGTTCTGGATTTCTCTAGCCTTAGGTTTCGCGTCGCTCATCTATGTCTTCCACGACGATCCGATGGCGCCTTCCGTCGCGAAGGAAAAAACCTTAGAATTTTTGGCCGGTTACCTTTTAGAATATTCCCTTTCAGTGGATAATCTTTTCGTTTTTATTATGATCTTTGCGAAATTCAGAATCCAATCGCATCATCAACCCATGATTCTAAAATGGGGAATTTTAGGGGCCTTACTCTTTCGCGCCGCGATGATTTTTTCGGGAGCGGAGTTAGTCTCTCGATTCGAGTGGATTCTATATCTGTTCGGAATCCTTCTCTTGTATTCGGCATGGAAAATGTATTTTCATACCGAGGAGGAGGATTTTGATCCCGAGGAAATGAAGCTCTTAAAATACGCCAAAAAGATCCTGCCGATGACTTCCACGTTTCATCCGGAAAAATTAATGGTGCGCGAGCAAGGGAAGTTAGTATTCACATCGACCTTTCTGATTCTTCTCGTAGTCGAGTTCAGCGATATTTTGTTCGCAGTGGATTCGATTCCGGCGATCTTTTCGATCACTCAGGATAGCTTCATTATCTATACGTCGAACGTGTTTGCAATCTTAGGATTGCGATCCTTGTTCTTTTTACTAGGCGGAGTGATGGAACTATTCGTTCACTTAAAAAAAGGAGTCTCCCTACTTTTAGCGTTTGTAGGAATCAAACTCTTATTACCGGCAATTTCTAAACCCTTACTCGGAGAGGAAATCCATGTCTCCATAGAGATTTCACTTTTCGTAATTATCAGCACGCTTGTACTCTCCGTGCTCGCTTCCCTTCCCCATTATTTATCAACGAAAAAAGGAACCTGA
- a CDS encoding TonB-dependent receptor plug domain-containing protein, with the protein MIRTAFKFLILLTFAPIELLAEVTFKARLFSRQKNQGEAKANVLLFETKKFYKTDSEGYFEAIVPTPGAYTFRIIKVDGMQEIKGNIDASGQLVTLFIDAPTSSGGIGISGSNVSKGAINVTAEREKPILSRTTIKYDEIKRMPGTFGEPLRSLETIPGVVPAAAFGGGANNYVIRGADPNTNLYLVDDLPILYPFHFDGLSAVVNANLIKSIDVYTGVFPANYNNALGGVIHIDTVDKVDTSQRNVIISAWATSVNYMAPTFGGKGYIMAAARVGYLDKTFSEIGSRLGASLPDGLRLPRFVDSQVKFVHNFTNEHQISFHSFTSKDDFALNAPAKSKNDPTKDPFASIAGGSVSAGQGFRTQALRYTWKPTETFSNRLTLISYDPFTDFNVSLGSIKGKNRATGAYNGMRQDAFWDPNRHVSVEFGSEFRVLDYSSQGSSIVQTDPNNQSPNPYDTQNPAFRTIPTNIRAQGTYYNSYVTTKLRYGGFQFEPGVRYDYIPYVHHTALGPRGQASYKFEKGTTIFAGGGNFYNFPLDTRFNKDSGNPHLDFQKAFKYGGGIDQQLAGDYQIKGEVFKQEFSRLIVSDPYITDPIGTNPDPYGKVTQPFLVNKNLNYSNNGTGWSHGFELVLRKNSRPGTRNWFGWITYTWSQTFRNNNVFIQNPGDPPLTPDQRYLAQFYHNSKQTLFDYDRTNVINMVFGWRWSQEWQFGARWSYLTNTPYTPIIGDDGGRFSNPANGQTIWTPEYANNPFLAEYINSRRLKPYHRLDLRFDRFFNYEWGFVNTFFEIINVYLRENVSGQSFDNTRPYSATNPKPSPTFGTITLAGGVVIPFFNIGIEVKF; encoded by the coding sequence ATGATACGTACCGCCTTTAAATTCTTAATCCTATTGACATTTGCGCCGATCGAACTTTTAGCCGAAGTCACGTTCAAGGCCAGACTATTTTCTCGCCAAAAAAACCAAGGCGAGGCTAAGGCGAACGTTCTTTTGTTCGAGACCAAGAAATTCTATAAGACCGATTCAGAAGGTTATTTCGAGGCGATCGTACCGACACCCGGAGCCTATACATTCCGAATCATTAAAGTGGACGGGATGCAAGAAATTAAAGGGAACATAGACGCCTCCGGTCAACTCGTAACCCTTTTTATCGATGCCCCGACCTCGTCCGGCGGTATCGGAATCAGCGGAAGCAACGTCTCTAAGGGTGCCATTAACGTCACTGCGGAAAGGGAAAAACCGATACTTTCCCGGACGACGATTAAATACGACGAGATTAAACGAATGCCTGGTACGTTCGGAGAGCCGCTTCGTTCCCTAGAGACGATTCCGGGAGTCGTACCTGCCGCAGCTTTCGGAGGCGGTGCAAACAATTATGTGATCCGAGGCGCGGATCCGAATACGAACTTATATTTAGTCGACGATCTTCCGATCTTATACCCCTTCCACTTTGATGGATTGAGTGCCGTCGTAAACGCTAACCTGATAAAATCCATCGATGTCTACACCGGTGTTTTCCCCGCTAATTACAATAACGCATTGGGTGGGGTCATTCATATCGATACCGTAGATAAGGTGGATACTTCCCAGCGAAACGTGATCATTTCGGCATGGGCCACGAGCGTAAATTATATGGCCCCTACTTTCGGCGGAAAAGGTTATATCATGGCTGCGGCTCGAGTCGGATATCTGGACAAGACATTTAGCGAAATAGGAAGCCGGTTGGGAGCAAGTTTACCGGACGGTCTTCGTCTCCCTAGATTCGTAGATTCGCAGGTTAAGTTCGTACATAACTTCACCAATGAACATCAGATTTCTTTCCACTCATTCACATCGAAAGACGACTTTGCTCTGAACGCTCCGGCAAAATCAAAAAACGATCCGACCAAAGATCCGTTTGCATCCATTGCCGGAGGAAGCGTTTCCGCCGGTCAGGGATTTAGGACTCAGGCACTTCGATATACTTGGAAACCGACGGAAACTTTCTCGAATCGATTGACTCTGATCAGTTATGATCCGTTCACCGATTTCAATGTTTCTCTAGGATCCATTAAAGGAAAAAATAGGGCCACAGGCGCTTATAACGGAATGCGACAAGACGCGTTCTGGGACCCGAATCGGCATGTAAGCGTAGAATTCGGATCCGAGTTCAGAGTCTTGGATTATTCGTCTCAGGGTTCTTCCATCGTCCAGACCGATCCGAACAACCAAAGCCCCAATCCCTATGACACTCAAAATCCCGCGTTCCGTACTATTCCGACGAATATTCGCGCGCAAGGGACCTATTATAATTCTTACGTAACGACAAAGCTTCGGTACGGTGGATTCCAATTCGAGCCGGGAGTTCGCTATGATTATATTCCGTACGTTCATCATACCGCGTTAGGACCCAGAGGACAGGCATCTTATAAATTCGAAAAAGGGACTACGATTTTTGCCGGGGGGGGAAATTTCTACAACTTCCCCTTGGATACTAGATTCAATAAGGATAGTGGAAATCCGCATTTGGACTTTCAGAAAGCGTTTAAATACGGGGGCGGTATAGATCAACAACTAGCGGGGGATTATCAGATCAAGGGAGAAGTCTTTAAGCAGGAATTCTCAAGACTCATCGTGAGCGATCCGTACATCACAGACCCTATAGGAACCAATCCGGACCCTTACGGAAAAGTCACTCAGCCCTTTCTCGTGAATAAAAACTTAAATTATTCGAATAATGGGACAGGCTGGTCCCATGGATTCGAACTCGTACTCAGAAAAAATTCACGTCCGGGGACACGGAATTGGTTCGGATGGATCACATATACCTGGTCCCAAACATTTCGAAATAATAACGTATTTATACAAAATCCCGGTGATCCGCCTTTAACGCCCGATCAAAGGTATTTGGCCCAATTTTATCATAATTCCAAACAGACACTATTCGATTACGACCGAACTAACGTTATCAATATGGTTTTCGGATGGCGCTGGAGCCAAGAATGGCAGTTTGGAGCCCGCTGGTCCTACTTGACGAACACACCCTATACTCCTATCATAGGCGATGACGGGGGTAGGTTCAGCAACCCGGCGAACGGGCAGACCATTTGGACTCCCGAATACGCGAATAACCCGTTTCTCGCGGAGTACATAAATTCGCGAAGATTGAAACCGTACCATCGTTTGGACCTAAGGTTTGACCGATTCTTTAATTATGAATGGGGTTTTGTGAATACGTTTTTTGAAATCATCAACGTTTATCTGAGGGAAAACGTGAGCGGGCAAAGTTTTGACAATACAAGACCGTACTCCGCCACCAACCCGAAGCCTTCCCCCACATTCGGGACGATCACTCTCGCCGGAGGTGTTGTTATCCCGTTCTTCAACATTGGAATTGAGGTGAAATTCTAA